One part of the Methylobacterium mesophilicum SR1.6/6 genome encodes these proteins:
- a CDS encoding substrate-binding protein: MVKWSLAGAAALALAATAAPAADGKPIVIGVPVGLSGANSVVAPSVVQAAELAVEEINAKGGVLGRKLVLEVADDASGAAGAQKAFDSLIYQKKVDVLISMETSAARNAGLPAVTKGKVPYIYTSFYEGHSCNKNLFVDAWVPEQQVPPVVDAFKAQGAKTYFLIGSDYAFGRGMLGFAKSYVEKTGGKVVGEEYLPMDGSDWTAIISKLKEAKPDALITSTAGGAPNVTLTKQLRGAGVTLPFANLALDEGTAKSMGADAEGVYLSASYVTGIDSAENKAFLAAMQKKFGAELRTPNDLSVPEYEAIYLYKAAVEKAGGTETAKVLEALPTVSFTGPRGTITMSKQHHAPLTMYLGQIQKDGTVKVAGTFKDVDPGAQCPKLQ, encoded by the coding sequence ATGGTGAAATGGTCCCTCGCCGGCGCCGCGGCGCTCGCCCTCGCGGCCACGGCCGCGCCGGCCGCCGACGGCAAGCCGATCGTCATCGGCGTGCCCGTCGGCCTGTCGGGCGCCAACAGCGTCGTCGCCCCCTCGGTGGTGCAGGCGGCCGAACTCGCCGTGGAGGAGATCAACGCCAAGGGCGGCGTGCTCGGCCGCAAGCTCGTCCTCGAGGTGGCCGACGATGCCTCCGGGGCGGCCGGCGCCCAGAAGGCCTTCGACAGCCTGATCTACCAGAAGAAGGTCGACGTGCTGATCTCGATGGAGACGAGCGCGGCCCGCAACGCCGGCCTGCCCGCCGTCACCAAGGGGAAGGTGCCGTACATCTACACCTCGTTCTACGAGGGCCATTCCTGCAACAAGAACCTGTTCGTGGACGCCTGGGTGCCGGAGCAGCAGGTGCCGCCGGTGGTGGACGCCTTCAAGGCGCAGGGCGCCAAGACCTACTTCCTGATCGGCAGCGACTACGCCTTCGGCCGCGGCATGCTGGGCTTCGCCAAGAGCTACGTCGAGAAGACCGGCGGCAAGGTGGTCGGCGAGGAATACCTGCCGATGGACGGCAGCGACTGGACCGCCATCATCTCCAAGCTGAAGGAGGCCAAGCCCGACGCGCTGATCACCTCGACGGCGGGCGGCGCGCCGAACGTCACGCTGACCAAGCAATTGCGCGGCGCGGGGGTGACGCTGCCCTTCGCCAACCTCGCGCTCGACGAGGGCACCGCCAAGAGCATGGGCGCGGATGCCGAGGGCGTCTACCTCTCGGCCTCCTACGTCACCGGGATCGACAGCGCCGAGAACAAGGCCTTCCTGGCGGCGATGCAGAAGAAGTTCGGCGCGGAGCTGCGCACCCCGAACGACCTCTCGGTGCCGGAATACGAGGCGATCTACCTCTACAAGGCCGCCGTCGAGAAGGCCGGCGGGACCGAGACCGCCAAGGTGCTGGAGGCGCTGCCGACCGTGAGCTTCACCGGGCCTCGGGGCACGATCACCATGAGCAAGCAGCACCACGCGCCGCTGACGATGTACCTCGGCCAGATCCAGAAGGATGGCACCGTGAAGGTCGCCGGCACCTTCAAGGACGTCGATCCCGGCGCGCAGTGCCCGAAGCTGCAGTGA
- a CDS encoding transporter substrate-binding domain-containing protein, whose product MAAKDEATWRVGVLFSRSGVSGVTETEHFLGTALAIEEINTAGGILGRPIEPVCYDPAGDNDAYRNLARRMLAEDGVEVVFGCSLSASRKSVLSTVERHNGLLWYPSIYEGFEYSENIIYTGATLNQNVFALADYLLQEHGPRIFVIGSDYIYPRESNRVMRDLIEAKGGTIVGERYAPLDADDAAHAAMVAEIRQAAPDAVFSTVVGRGAERLYRAYAEAGIDRARCPIASLTMAEGQIRAIGPEHCAGHVLAAPYFGALASEENRRFVTAFQARFGAERPTSMWSETAYAQVHLFARALAEAGTLDAERLGAAALRQRFAAPEGELAFDGETRHIWLTPGIGVARADGQFDVVWRARRPVRPDPYLAWSRFETNWLEEGLAA is encoded by the coding sequence ATGGCGGCCAAGGATGAGGCGACGTGGCGGGTCGGCGTCCTGTTCTCCCGCAGCGGCGTGAGCGGCGTCACCGAGACCGAGCACTTCCTCGGCACGGCGCTCGCCATCGAGGAGATCAACACGGCCGGCGGGATCCTCGGGCGCCCGATCGAGCCGGTCTGCTACGACCCGGCCGGCGACAACGATGCCTACCGCAACCTGGCCCGGCGCATGCTCGCCGAGGACGGGGTCGAGGTGGTGTTCGGGTGCTCGCTCTCGGCGAGCCGCAAGTCGGTGCTCTCGACCGTCGAGCGGCACAACGGCCTGCTCTGGTACCCGTCGATCTACGAGGGCTTCGAGTACTCGGAGAACATCATCTACACCGGCGCGACCCTGAACCAGAACGTCTTCGCCCTGGCCGACTACCTCCTGCAGGAGCACGGTCCCCGGATCTTCGTGATCGGGTCCGACTACATCTACCCGCGGGAGTCGAACCGGGTGATGCGCGACCTGATCGAGGCGAAGGGCGGGACCATCGTCGGCGAACGCTACGCGCCCCTCGACGCGGATGACGCGGCCCACGCCGCCATGGTGGCCGAGATCCGGCAGGCCGCGCCGGACGCGGTGTTCTCCACCGTGGTCGGGCGCGGCGCCGAGCGGCTTTACCGGGCCTACGCGGAAGCCGGGATCGACCGCGCCCGCTGCCCGATCGCCAGCCTCACCATGGCGGAGGGGCAGATCCGGGCGATCGGCCCCGAGCACTGCGCCGGCCACGTGCTGGCCGCCCCGTATTTCGGCGCCCTGGCGTCCGAGGAGAACCGGCGCTTCGTGACGGCCTTCCAGGCCCGGTTCGGGGCCGAGCGCCCGACCAGCATGTGGTCGGAGACCGCCTACGCCCAGGTCCACCTCTTCGCCCGCGCCCTGGCGGAGGCCGGTACCCTCGATGCCGAGCGCCTCGGCGCGGCGGCCCTGCGGCAGCGCTTCGCGGCACCGGAGGGCGAGCTCGCCTTCGACGGCGAGACGCGGCACATCTGGCTCACCCCCGGCATCGGCGTCGCCCGCGCGGACGGGCAGTTCGATGTCGTCTGGCGGGCGCGCCGGCCGGTGCGGCCGGATCCCTACCTGGCCTGGTCGCGTTTCGAGACGAACTGGCTGGAGGAGGGGCTCGCCGCGTGA
- a CDS encoding DMT family transporter: MAWIYLVAAGLLEVAWSYAMKLSDGFTRPWPTAVMVATMVGSVGLLALSMRTLPLGTAYTIWTGIGAVGAFAVGVAVLGEQASPARLVAAGLIVAGLVTMKLAGDA, encoded by the coding sequence ATGGCCTGGATCTATCTCGTCGCCGCCGGCCTGCTGGAGGTCGCGTGGTCCTACGCGATGAAGCTGTCGGACGGCTTCACCCGCCCCTGGCCGACCGCCGTCATGGTCGCCACCATGGTGGGCAGCGTCGGCCTCCTGGCCCTGTCCATGCGCACCCTTCCCCTCGGCACCGCCTACACGATCTGGACCGGCATCGGCGCGGTCGGCGCCTTCGCGGTGGGGGTGGCGGTCCTCGGCGAGCAGGCCAGTCCGGCCCGGCTGGTCGCCGCCGGCCTGATCGTCGCGGGCCTCGTCACCATGAAGCTCGCCGGCGACGCCTGA
- the recD2 gene encoding SF1B family DNA helicase RecD2 encodes MNQRATPQPPDRGQPVEALAGTIERVTFHSPETGFCVLKVQARGKRDLVPVIGHAPAIGAGEWITATGIWHTDRQHGLQFRADTLKVTPPTGIAGIEKYLASGHMRGIGPAMAKRIVAAFGEGTFEIIEADPGRLTEVGGIGPKRAARIVAGWAEQKAVREIMLFLHAHGVGTARAVRIFKTYGHEAIAVMTEDPYRLAKDIRGIGFKTADAIAMKLGLTREAPQRLRAGISFALQTATDAGHCALPVAELVTLAVELLGVEAPLIRAALLEVLETGEVVQDIVGDKACIFLAGLHAAERAIAERLLQRAQGAPPWPEIDLDRALPWVAEKTGKTLSPSQGEAVRRVLGAKLAVVTGGPGVGKTSTLDTILRILRAKGVRVLLAAPTGRAAKRMSEQTGLEAKTLHRLLEIDPKHGGFSRNAENPLACDLLVVDETSMVDVPLMNALTKAIPEHAGLLLVGDVDQLPSVGPGQVLADIIASGAVPVARLTEVFRQAAESRIVVNAHRINAGQMPEPAPRGAESDFHLIEIDEPEAAVGTLVEVVTRRIPARFGLDPVRDVQVLTPMQRGVLGARNLNHALQAVLNPDPAISVERFGWRFSPGDRVMESQNDYDREVFNGDLGTVARIDPEEGAVIVEFEGREVIYPYGELDTLVPAYATTIHKSQGSEYPAVVIPVAMQHWTMLARNLLYTGVTRGKRLVVLLGQRKAVAVAVRGGTMKPRWTKLRDWLGG; translated from the coding sequence ATGAACCAGCGAGCGACGCCACAGCCCCCCGACCGCGGCCAGCCCGTCGAGGCGCTGGCCGGGACGATCGAGCGCGTCACCTTCCACAGCCCCGAGACCGGCTTCTGCGTCCTGAAGGTCCAGGCGCGCGGCAAGCGCGACCTCGTGCCGGTGATCGGCCACGCGCCGGCCATCGGGGCGGGCGAGTGGATCACAGCCACCGGCATCTGGCACACGGACCGCCAGCACGGCCTGCAGTTCAGGGCCGACACCCTCAAGGTGACGCCGCCGACCGGGATCGCCGGCATCGAGAAGTACCTCGCCTCGGGCCACATGCGGGGCATCGGCCCCGCCATGGCCAAGCGGATCGTCGCGGCTTTCGGGGAAGGCACGTTCGAGATCATCGAGGCCGATCCCGGCCGCCTCACCGAGGTCGGGGGGATCGGGCCCAAGCGCGCCGCCCGCATCGTCGCCGGCTGGGCCGAGCAGAAGGCCGTGCGCGAGATCATGCTGTTCCTGCACGCCCACGGCGTCGGGACCGCCCGGGCGGTGCGGATCTTCAAGACCTACGGCCACGAGGCCATCGCGGTCATGACCGAGGATCCCTACCGGCTGGCCAAGGACATCCGCGGCATCGGCTTCAAGACCGCGGACGCCATCGCGATGAAGCTCGGGCTCACCCGGGAGGCGCCGCAGCGCCTGCGGGCCGGGATCTCGTTCGCCCTGCAGACCGCCACCGATGCCGGTCACTGCGCCCTGCCGGTGGCCGAGCTCGTCACCCTGGCGGTCGAGCTGCTGGGCGTGGAGGCGCCCCTGATCCGCGCGGCGCTGCTCGAGGTCCTGGAGACCGGCGAGGTCGTGCAGGACATCGTGGGCGACAAGGCCTGCATCTTCCTGGCCGGCCTGCACGCCGCCGAGCGGGCCATCGCCGAGCGGCTGCTGCAAAGGGCGCAGGGCGCGCCGCCCTGGCCGGAGATCGACCTCGACCGGGCGCTCCCCTGGGTGGCGGAGAAGACCGGCAAGACGCTCTCGCCCTCGCAGGGCGAGGCGGTGCGGCGCGTGCTCGGCGCCAAGCTCGCCGTGGTGACCGGCGGCCCGGGGGTGGGCAAGACCTCGACCCTCGACACGATTCTGCGGATCCTGCGGGCGAAGGGCGTGCGGGTGCTGCTCGCCGCCCCCACCGGCCGGGCCGCCAAGCGGATGAGCGAGCAGACGGGGCTGGAGGCCAAGACCCTCCACCGCCTGCTGGAGATCGACCCGAAGCACGGCGGCTTCTCGCGCAACGCGGAGAACCCGCTGGCCTGCGACCTGCTCGTCGTCGACGAGACCTCGATGGTCGACGTGCCGCTGATGAACGCCCTGACCAAGGCGATCCCCGAGCACGCGGGCCTGCTGCTGGTCGGCGACGTCGACCAGCTGCCATCGGTCGGGCCGGGGCAGGTGCTCGCCGACATCATCGCCTCCGGCGCCGTGCCGGTGGCGCGGCTAACGGAGGTTTTTCGGCAGGCAGCCGAGAGCCGGATCGTGGTGAACGCCCACCGGATCAATGCCGGACAGATGCCCGAACCGGCCCCGCGCGGCGCGGAGAGCGACTTCCACCTCATCGAGATCGACGAGCCCGAGGCGGCCGTCGGGACCCTGGTCGAGGTGGTGACGCGGCGCATCCCGGCCCGGTTCGGCCTCGATCCGGTGCGCGACGTGCAGGTGCTCACCCCGATGCAGCGCGGGGTGCTCGGCGCGCGCAACCTCAACCACGCCCTCCAGGCGGTGCTGAACCCGGACCCGGCGATCTCGGTGGAGCGGTTCGGCTGGCGCTTCTCCCCCGGCGACCGGGTGATGGAGAGCCAGAACGACTACGACCGGGAGGTGTTCAACGGCGACCTCGGCACCGTGGCGCGCATCGACCCGGAGGAGGGCGCGGTGATCGTCGAGTTCGAGGGGCGGGAGGTGATCTATCCCTACGGCGAGCTCGATACGCTGGTGCCGGCCTACGCCACGACGATCCACAAGTCGCAAGGGTCGGAATACCCGGCGGTGGTGATCCCGGTGGCGATGCAGCACTGGACCATGCTGGCGCGCAACCTCCTCTACACGGGCGTGACCCGCGGCAAGCGGCTGGTCGTGCTGCTCGGGCAGCGCAAGGCGGTGGCGGTGGCGGTCCGCGGCGGCACGATGAAGCCGCGCTGGACGAAGCTGCGGGACTGGCTGGGCGGGTGA
- a CDS encoding DUF4160 domain-containing protein, giving the protein MPTFKRFDGFKVDLRSRDHNPPHFHMIGPDFHALIDIQTLRVIEGTYERKALAEAVAWAADQTEALMTEWRRLNERD; this is encoded by the coding sequence GTGCCGACGTTCAAGCGCTTCGATGGCTTCAAGGTCGACCTGCGGTCACGCGATCACAACCCACCGCACTTCCACATGATCGGTCCTGACTTCCACGCCCTGATCGACATCCAAACGCTGCGGGTGATCGAAGGAACCTACGAGCGGAAGGCGTTGGCTGAAGCCGTGGCCTGGGCGGCAGACCAGACCGAAGCCTTGATGACGGAGTGGAGGCGTCTCAATGAGCGGGACTGA
- a CDS encoding molybdopterin-containing oxidoreductase family protein: MNEIVKPDSLIVAEAESLTETFFGGCPHDCPDTCSMLFDVKDGQLQGVRGNPDHPMTRGGLCVKLKDYEKRHYHPDRLLYPMKRVGPKGSKQFERITWDEALDTIVSRWKAIIDQHGPQAIAPYSYLGNQGLVHGLNGGDAFFNRMGATVTERTFCGEGSCTAWLLTVGPTAGLDPDSYIHSKYIVIWACNSVSTNLHHWAIVKDAQKKGAKVVVIDTYASRTAKAADWHIAPKPGTDGALAMALINSIIAQGLVDQDYVDNYTVGYEELKERAADRTPEWAAEITGVSADDIRKLAYEMATEQPVGIRIGVALERHYGGGQTIRAVACIPALTGAWRHVGGGITQFGVWEHPYKFDVICRPDLIPEGTRVVSNLQIGRALTGEMQLDPPIMSMMCWNSNPVTQAPETDKIVEGLMREDLFMVSAEHFISDTASYADILLPATMGAEMEDMILSWGHLYLTYNTKCAEAPGEAIPNNEIFRRLAARLGFEEENFKWSDAECLEHYVDWNAPACEGIDLAYMREHGFARLKVGTPDDRAPHREGNFPTPTGKCMLKVEGATNFVAPPFRQMYEGFQPGEALDPLPDYLGPRESHTNDPELAKRYPLNIVSPKSHYFLNSCYANMEDKQKGQGEQFVLINQHDADARGIREGDRVKVGNDRGAFKGVARITDDVKAGIVVATLGYWRQLNEGTVNSISSGAFTDMGHAPSFSDNLVEVARAN, from the coding sequence ATGAACGAGATCGTCAAGCCGGACTCCCTGATCGTCGCCGAGGCCGAGAGCCTGACGGAAACCTTCTTCGGGGGCTGCCCGCACGATTGCCCCGACACCTGCTCGATGCTGTTCGACGTCAAGGACGGCCAGCTCCAGGGCGTGCGCGGCAACCCGGACCACCCGATGACCCGGGGCGGCCTCTGCGTGAAGCTGAAGGACTACGAGAAGCGCCACTACCACCCGGACCGGCTGCTCTACCCGATGAAGCGGGTCGGCCCGAAGGGCTCGAAGCAGTTCGAGCGGATCACCTGGGACGAGGCGCTGGACACCATCGTGTCGCGCTGGAAGGCGATCATCGACCAGCACGGGCCGCAGGCCATCGCGCCCTACAGCTACCTGGGCAACCAGGGCCTCGTGCACGGGCTGAACGGCGGCGACGCCTTCTTCAACCGCATGGGCGCCACCGTGACCGAGCGGACCTTCTGCGGCGAGGGCTCGTGCACCGCGTGGCTCCTCACCGTCGGCCCGACGGCCGGCCTCGACCCCGACAGCTACATCCACTCCAAGTACATCGTGATCTGGGCCTGCAACTCGGTCAGCACGAACCTGCACCACTGGGCGATCGTGAAGGACGCCCAGAAGAAGGGCGCCAAGGTCGTGGTGATCGACACCTACGCGTCCCGCACCGCCAAGGCCGCCGACTGGCACATCGCGCCCAAGCCCGGCACCGACGGCGCGCTCGCCATGGCGCTGATCAATTCCATCATTGCGCAGGGCCTCGTCGACCAGGACTACGTCGACAATTACACGGTCGGCTACGAGGAGCTGAAGGAGCGGGCCGCGGACCGCACCCCCGAATGGGCCGCCGAGATCACCGGCGTCTCCGCCGACGACATCCGCAAGCTCGCCTACGAGATGGCGACCGAGCAGCCGGTGGGCATCCGCATCGGCGTGGCGCTGGAGCGCCATTACGGCGGCGGCCAGACCATCCGGGCGGTCGCCTGCATCCCGGCGCTCACCGGCGCGTGGCGCCATGTCGGCGGGGGCATCACCCAGTTCGGCGTCTGGGAGCACCCCTACAAGTTCGACGTCATCTGCCGGCCCGACCTGATCCCGGAGGGCACCCGGGTCGTCTCGAACCTGCAGATCGGCCGGGCGCTCACCGGCGAGATGCAGCTCGATCCGCCGATCATGTCGATGATGTGCTGGAACTCGAACCCGGTCACGCAGGCGCCCGAGACCGACAAGATCGTCGAAGGCCTGATGCGCGAGGACCTGTTCATGGTCTCGGCCGAGCACTTCATCTCGGACACGGCCTCCTACGCCGACATCCTGCTGCCCGCCACCATGGGCGCCGAGATGGAGGACATGATCCTCTCCTGGGGCCACCTCTACCTGACCTACAACACCAAGTGCGCCGAGGCGCCGGGCGAGGCGATCCCCAACAACGAGATCTTCCGCAGGCTCGCCGCGCGGCTCGGTTTCGAGGAGGAGAACTTCAAGTGGAGCGACGCGGAGTGCCTTGAGCACTACGTCGACTGGAACGCCCCGGCCTGCGAGGGCATCGACCTCGCCTACATGCGCGAGCACGGCTTCGCCCGCCTCAAGGTCGGCACGCCGGACGACCGGGCGCCGCACCGGGAGGGGAACTTCCCGACGCCGACCGGCAAGTGCATGCTCAAGGTCGAGGGCGCCACGAACTTCGTCGCCCCGCCGTTCCGGCAGATGTACGAGGGCTTCCAGCCGGGCGAGGCGCTCGACCCGCTGCCGGACTACCTCGGCCCGCGCGAGTCGCACACGAACGATCCCGAGCTCGCCAAGCGCTACCCGCTCAACATCGTCTCGCCCAAGAGCCACTACTTCCTGAACTCCTGCTACGCCAACATGGAGGACAAGCAGAAGGGCCAGGGCGAGCAGTTCGTGCTGATCAACCAGCACGATGCCGATGCCCGCGGCATCCGGGAGGGCGACCGGGTGAAGGTCGGCAACGACCGCGGCGCCTTCAAGGGCGTGGCGCGGATCACCGACGACGTGAAGGCCGGCATCGTGGTGGCGACGCTGGGCTACTGGCGCCAGCTCAACGAAGGGACGGTGAACAGCATCTCGTCCGGTGCCTTCACAGACATGGGCCACGCGCCCTCGTTCTCCGACAACCTCGTCGAGGTCGCCAGGGCGAATTGA
- a CDS encoding ANTAR domain-containing response regulator, whose product MTAPARRILDDLRRARALVIHPRDEEGAALLEQLRRLGCAVSLAWPPPAALPPEIDTLFIQLDDAQVMHLLPSIEATEPAVIAIVAYESPTSLKAIADVNAHGVLNKPLHPRGVLTQFALARYRRGYEGRLTSKINRLEETMKGRRTVEKAVRLLVELNRIDEEAAYRMLRERATAARVPMASVAEGVVSAHEAMSGLGLRIALAEKT is encoded by the coding sequence GTGACCGCCCCCGCCCGCAGGATCCTGGACGACCTGAGACGGGCGCGCGCCCTCGTCATCCATCCCCGAGACGAGGAGGGCGCCGCGCTCCTGGAGCAGCTGCGCCGCCTCGGCTGCGCGGTCTCGCTCGCCTGGCCGCCCCCCGCCGCCCTGCCGCCGGAGATCGACACGCTGTTCATCCAGCTCGACGACGCGCAGGTGATGCACCTGCTGCCGTCCATCGAGGCGACCGAGCCGGCGGTCATCGCCATCGTGGCCTACGAGAGCCCGACCTCCCTGAAGGCGATCGCCGACGTGAACGCCCACGGCGTGCTCAACAAGCCCCTCCATCCCCGGGGCGTGCTGACCCAGTTCGCCCTGGCCCGCTACCGGCGCGGCTACGAGGGCCGGCTCACCAGCAAGATCAACCGGCTGGAGGAGACCATGAAGGGCCGCCGCACCGTCGAGAAGGCGGTCCGGCTGCTCGTGGAGCTGAACCGGATCGACGAGGAAGCCGCCTACAGGATGCTCCGGGAGCGGGCCACGGCCGCCCGGGTGCCGATGGCGAGCGTCGCCGAGGGCGTGGTGTCGGCCCACGAGGCGATGAGCGGTCTCGGCCTGCGCATCGCGCTGGCGGAAAAGACCTGA
- a CDS encoding SCP2 sterol-binding domain-containing protein: MAELGQLVESIEERSEALSTLGYRVRFDLTDGGSILVDATGGGVNVSTGEGGEADTVMKLSSDNLLKLVRGKLSPMIAFSTGRLKVQGSQGVAMKLAGLLDA, translated from the coding sequence ATGGCGGAACTCGGGCAACTGGTCGAGTCCATCGAGGAACGGTCCGAGGCGCTCAGCACCCTCGGTTACCGGGTGCGATTCGATCTCACCGATGGCGGCAGCATCCTGGTGGACGCGACCGGCGGCGGCGTGAACGTTTCCACCGGCGAAGGCGGCGAGGCCGACACGGTGATGAAGCTGAGTTCCGACAACCTGCTCAAGCTGGTGCGCGGCAAGCTGAGCCCGATGATCGCGTTCTCCACCGGCCGCCTGAAGGTCCAGGGATCGCAGGGCGTGGCGATGAAGCTCGCCGGCTTGCTCGACGCCTGA
- a CDS encoding nitrilase family protein, giving the protein MIRANASARAPIRVSCIQFEPQIGAVAANVARASDLVRAAAAEGSRLIVLPELASTGYVFESAAEAAALAEPVPDGPTTRAWAALAAELGVHIVAGIAEAAGETLYNAAVIVGPEGYIGTYRKAHLWDQENVFFAKGDLGFPVFDTALGKVGIAICYDGWFPETFRQLALGGAEIVCIPTNWVPMPNQPEGEAAMANTLHRAAAHSNGIFIACADRVGIERGQPFEGQSLIIGPKGWPLAGPASREGTETLSALVDLDEAGRKDLNAFNSLLRDRRTDLYG; this is encoded by the coding sequence ATGATCCGAGCGAACGCCTCCGCACGCGCGCCGATACGGGTGTCGTGCATTCAGTTCGAGCCGCAGATCGGTGCGGTCGCCGCCAATGTGGCGCGCGCGTCGGATCTCGTCCGCGCCGCCGCCGCGGAGGGCAGCCGGCTGATCGTGCTGCCGGAACTCGCCAGCACCGGCTACGTGTTCGAATCCGCCGCGGAGGCCGCCGCGCTGGCCGAACCGGTGCCGGACGGCCCGACCACCCGGGCCTGGGCGGCGCTGGCCGCGGAGCTCGGCGTGCACATCGTGGCGGGGATCGCCGAAGCCGCCGGCGAGACCCTCTACAACGCCGCCGTGATCGTCGGGCCGGAGGGCTACATCGGCACCTACCGCAAGGCCCATCTCTGGGACCAGGAGAACGTGTTCTTCGCCAAGGGCGATCTCGGCTTTCCGGTCTTCGACACCGCCCTCGGCAAGGTCGGCATCGCGATCTGCTACGACGGCTGGTTCCCCGAGACCTTCCGCCAGCTGGCGCTCGGGGGCGCGGAGATCGTCTGCATCCCGACCAACTGGGTGCCGATGCCCAACCAGCCCGAGGGCGAAGCCGCCATGGCCAACACCCTGCACCGGGCCGCCGCCCACTCGAACGGCATCTTCATCGCCTGCGCCGACCGGGTCGGGATCGAGCGCGGCCAGCCCTTCGAGGGGCAGAGCCTGATCATCGGTCCCAAGGGCTGGCCGCTCGCCGGCCCGGCGAGCCGGGAGGGGACCGAGACCCTCTCGGCCTTGGTCGACCTCGACGAGGCCGGCCGCAAGGACCTCAACGCGTTCAACTCGCTCCTGCGCGACCGCCGCACCGACCTCTACGGCTGA